From a single Gimesia fumaroli genomic region:
- a CDS encoding hybrid sensor histidine kinase/response regulator, which translates to MKASLIIFFLGLTISILLPWSIERQITAPNFEEQPEQIPRSRDKRLVNTPALAEQPHFELAVEIGAELSGACLQDRDGFLWVGTYGGGLYRYDSRHLKRFSSSSGELTGSNVTSLYEDADGVIWIGTLSGLNRYDKSTGRFSQVPIPAGPHHTGKAGIWMLLGDENGLLWIGTNGQGLLKFNPETNTVVSYRHSNQDSETIPHDNVYKISEDHNGKLLLATFGGGAARFDPATGKVDLQIRTTDGLSSSQVWSIFEDSQQILWIGTQEGLDRFDPQSRDMTHFPYEPNNSQTLGGPVVTSVHEDREGTLWITTFNGDASLSRLDPDQGSFTRFGPTPGGLSRRGARTVFEDESGIFWIVSLDGLVKFDPHSRGFDLATLGSGLLPIYEDHAGTMWLGTIAGLRKFDRKKGTAIPVADSQLKNQLVSAFAEDSLHQFWIAVYGGDLLHFDRKSEQILTRYSHDPADPESIPASNCIRRIMEDNLHPGSLWLLTQGGGLAHFDTQTGKATRFVHDPQNPASLANNTASYGALHQDVDGTLWIGTDNGLDRLPKNASKFDHYWHGAQKSGGLRSGVIQSIHRDHKGVLWIATSDGLHRVTDEEQGIFERFTVEDGLSDNMILGILENEGRLWLSTANGLTAFDPTGKQPPQVFGREEGLQGDSFLLTSFHKTRDGEFWFGGPRGVTHFRPEKLKANDYIPPVVLTSLTQAQVPMPLDSAPSRVHNIELAWPKNYFEFEAAALSYSMPGLNRYRFKLEGFDTAWFESQDGSGRYTGLPGGQYLLRIQGSNNSGLWNEKGVSLGITVHPPFWHSRWFRTLALVLATVLISGTVRYVEVLRYEVLQRRNAEQQRDQAEERMREATKMEALGRLAGGVAHDFNNLLTVIMCELELANLQLEEQPIEEIKPALASIEEAAERGTELTRQLLTFSSNRSSNRQLINYNQLINETLPFFSRVLGEDIQIECDLADSLGFVLADAGNLHQILMNLVVNARHAMAEGGTLTFATFEQTIPQSEGTPERPAGNYIGLSVRDTGCGMDEETKQRIFDPFFTTKRNGEGTGLGLTSVKEIVELHGGFIELNSAPGTGTCFRFLLPRTDCQSIEQPPRQAHSKPQKGTGSVLLIEDDRGVSKALRDMLERDGYRVVEAENATKALAIWKETPSHFIAVVSDVVLPDLNGDGVVEKIRAERPEIPVLFISGYTPKQVQLNPSGSGPWKVLHKPIQRESLLSALTELLVESDQQVIS; encoded by the coding sequence ATGAAAGCAAGCCTGATCATCTTCTTTCTTGGTCTGACGATCAGTATCCTGCTCCCCTGGAGCATAGAACGTCAGATAACGGCACCCAATTTTGAAGAACAACCAGAACAGATTCCCCGCAGCCGTGATAAACGGCTTGTAAATACACCTGCGCTGGCGGAACAACCACACTTCGAGCTGGCTGTGGAAATCGGTGCCGAGTTATCCGGCGCCTGTCTCCAGGACCGCGACGGGTTTCTCTGGGTAGGCACTTATGGAGGCGGCCTCTATCGTTATGATAGCCGTCATCTCAAACGTTTTTCATCCAGCTCCGGTGAGCTGACTGGCAGTAATGTGACGTCTCTCTATGAAGATGCAGACGGTGTGATCTGGATCGGAACACTCAGCGGCTTGAATCGGTATGACAAAAGCACAGGACGTTTCTCACAGGTCCCCATTCCTGCTGGTCCCCACCATACAGGCAAAGCAGGCATCTGGATGCTGCTGGGAGATGAAAACGGTCTGCTTTGGATCGGCACAAACGGCCAGGGACTGCTGAAATTCAATCCTGAAACAAACACGGTAGTAAGTTACCGCCATTCCAATCAGGATTCCGAGACGATCCCACACGATAACGTTTATAAAATTTCTGAAGACCACAACGGGAAACTGTTACTGGCAACATTTGGTGGAGGAGCTGCCCGCTTCGACCCGGCAACAGGCAAAGTCGATCTGCAGATCAGGACCACCGATGGTCTCAGCAGCTCTCAAGTCTGGTCGATCTTCGAGGATAGCCAACAGATCCTCTGGATCGGTACCCAGGAAGGCCTGGATCGTTTTGATCCCCAATCTCGAGACATGACTCATTTCCCCTACGAGCCGAACAATTCTCAAACTCTGGGCGGCCCTGTTGTCACCAGCGTACACGAAGATCGAGAAGGAACGCTCTGGATCACTACCTTTAATGGCGATGCCAGTCTGTCGCGTCTCGATCCGGATCAGGGTAGTTTTACCCGCTTCGGTCCGACTCCAGGAGGACTCTCTCGACGCGGTGCGCGCACTGTTTTTGAAGATGAATCAGGAATTTTCTGGATTGTCAGCCTGGATGGACTGGTCAAATTTGATCCTCATAGCAGGGGATTCGATCTGGCAACTCTGGGAAGCGGACTGCTTCCCATTTACGAAGATCATGCAGGCACCATGTGGCTCGGCACTATTGCGGGGCTTCGAAAATTCGATCGCAAAAAAGGAACTGCAATACCAGTAGCCGACTCACAATTGAAAAATCAGCTCGTTTCTGCATTCGCTGAAGACAGTCTGCATCAATTCTGGATCGCCGTCTATGGCGGCGACCTGCTCCACTTTGATCGAAAGTCTGAGCAAATTTTGACCCGCTACAGCCACGACCCTGCTGACCCGGAAAGTATCCCTGCATCAAACTGCATCCGCCGCATCATGGAGGATAATCTCCACCCCGGTTCCCTCTGGCTGCTAACTCAGGGAGGTGGCCTGGCTCATTTCGATACCCAAACCGGAAAAGCAACCCGCTTTGTCCACGATCCCCAAAACCCGGCCAGTCTTGCCAACAATACGGCAAGCTATGGTGCCTTACATCAGGATGTGGATGGAACACTCTGGATTGGTACGGACAACGGCTTGGATCGGTTACCCAAAAATGCCAGCAAATTCGACCATTACTGGCATGGTGCCCAAAAGTCAGGCGGATTGCGTTCTGGCGTAATCCAGTCGATCCATCGAGACCACAAAGGCGTGCTCTGGATCGCGACGTCCGACGGGCTGCATCGTGTCACCGACGAAGAACAGGGAATCTTTGAACGTTTTACCGTTGAAGATGGCCTGTCGGATAACATGATCCTTGGGATTCTGGAAAACGAAGGACGCCTTTGGCTAAGTACGGCCAATGGTCTGACCGCCTTTGATCCGACGGGAAAGCAACCTCCACAGGTATTCGGCCGGGAAGAAGGCTTACAGGGCGATTCGTTCCTGTTAACCTCATTTCACAAAACCCGGGACGGCGAGTTCTGGTTTGGTGGCCCGCGCGGCGTGACGCATTTTCGCCCGGAAAAACTCAAAGCCAACGACTATATACCACCTGTTGTCCTGACAAGCCTGACCCAGGCACAGGTTCCCATGCCCCTGGATTCCGCCCCCAGCCGCGTACACAATATCGAACTCGCATGGCCCAAAAATTATTTTGAATTTGAAGCAGCCGCCTTGAGCTACTCAATGCCCGGCCTGAATCGCTACCGTTTTAAGCTTGAAGGCTTTGACACAGCCTGGTTTGAATCACAGGATGGCTCAGGACGTTATACCGGCTTGCCGGGCGGTCAGTACCTGTTGCGCATTCAAGGATCGAATAATTCCGGTCTGTGGAATGAAAAAGGAGTCTCGCTTGGTATCACTGTGCATCCCCCCTTCTGGCACTCGCGTTGGTTTCGAACACTCGCTTTAGTACTGGCAACAGTACTGATTTCCGGAACCGTCAGGTACGTGGAAGTCCTGCGTTATGAAGTACTCCAACGCCGCAATGCGGAACAACAACGGGATCAGGCGGAAGAACGCATGCGGGAAGCCACTAAAATGGAAGCATTAGGCCGCCTTGCCGGCGGCGTCGCACACGATTTCAACAACCTGCTGACAGTCATTATGTGTGAACTGGAGCTGGCAAATCTTCAACTTGAAGAACAACCAATCGAAGAAATTAAACCCGCACTAGCTTCCATTGAGGAAGCAGCGGAACGGGGAACGGAATTGACGCGACAACTACTGACATTCAGTTCCAACCGCTCCTCGAATCGGCAGTTGATCAACTACAATCAACTCATCAACGAAACACTCCCCTTCTTTTCCCGAGTTCTCGGCGAAGACATTCAAATTGAATGCGATCTGGCTGATTCGCTGGGATTCGTTCTGGCAGACGCGGGAAACCTGCATCAGATTCTGATGAATCTGGTGGTCAATGCGCGACATGCGATGGCTGAGGGAGGCACTTTGACCTTTGCCACATTCGAACAAACGATTCCCCAATCGGAGGGTACACCGGAACGGCCTGCAGGAAATTACATCGGACTCTCGGTCCGAGATACGGGCTGCGGCATGGACGAAGAAACGAAACAACGAATTTTCGACCCCTTTTTCACCACAAAAAGAAATGGCGAAGGAACCGGACTGGGACTAACCTCGGTCAAAGAGATTGTTGAGCTACATGGAGGGTTTATCGAGCTGAACAGCGCACCTGGAACCGGAACCTGCTTTCGTTTCTTACTTCCCAGGACAGACTGTCAAAGCATCGAGCAGCCGCCCCGGCAAGCGCACAGCAAGCCACAGAAAGGCACAGGTTCAGTTCTGCTGATCGAAGATGACCGGGGGGTCAGCAAGGCACTGCGGGATATGCTGGAACGGGATGGCTATCGGGTCGTCGAAGCGGAAAACGCGACCAAGGCACTGGCGATCTGGAAAGAAACACCGTCGCACTTTATCGCAGTCGTCTCTGATGTCGTATTACCCGACTTGAATGGTGACGGCGTGGTAGAAAAAATCAGAGCGGAACGCCCCGAAATTCCGGTCCTCTTCATTTCAGGCTACACACCCAAACAGGTGCAGTTGAACCCCAGCGGTTCTGGTCCCTGGAAAGTACTTCACAAACCAATCCAGCGAGAAAGTCTGTTGAGTGCATTAACAGAACTACTCGTAGAATCTGATCAGCAGGTAATCAGCTAA
- a CDS encoding HDOD domain-containing protein has product MNSTIDIMDFRALVTDDDKIVSRMLSAALTREGFLCNTATDGVHAQALLNQKPYDLVITDLHMPNKNGHSLAIELLEQEFRPVIMVHTAIKDPNLTKDLTFRGVEDVSFKPTDYELLASKARGLAERRREKLEEEGAGSNMSALENKQNTKEMLPVKSNLTNGIRVSPTKVYQSMSQLDSVFPLSHVPFDVYSLASRENAGVDELAQLIVQDELLTAEILNLANSEESITESNETVDLEKAILLLGCQRIGELAIMSGAKLALTSCSAPWINCELLWKRSLAASKTVRIIEKTQFSSSDGSAYLCALFHPVGRIVLATLFPEEHRALTEHCQETGESLDLAEEAAFGLSYGQIAARFFSAWRIPATSRLPLEHLTRTFDEMISLPDPTRQNIEIVKLSLLLSRIAMSLWDPCDTIDIPRRAVLNKLNMPSVQRTLALIQEACDFECLPQPLQPELESDQLLPKIATLIEYVSTASTTSDLLFPLLSSLGLNIHDQQLELAHLNLIDGVSLGNKHLSEFIEDQHLPDYIGIIRHYKDASLFKPGAAICLPTTVQKLFSFFAT; this is encoded by the coding sequence ATGAACTCAACCATTGACATCATGGACTTTCGCGCGTTAGTTACCGATGACGACAAAATCGTGAGTCGCATGCTTTCCGCTGCCCTGACTCGGGAAGGTTTCCTCTGCAATACGGCAACGGATGGAGTCCATGCCCAGGCTTTACTCAATCAAAAACCATATGACCTTGTCATCACCGACTTGCATATGCCGAACAAAAACGGACATTCTCTCGCCATTGAATTGCTGGAACAGGAATTCCGCCCTGTAATCATGGTCCATACTGCGATTAAAGATCCAAATCTAACGAAAGACCTCACTTTCCGCGGAGTTGAAGATGTTTCTTTCAAACCGACCGATTATGAACTACTGGCATCCAAAGCGCGCGGTCTGGCAGAACGACGCCGTGAAAAACTGGAAGAAGAAGGTGCCGGTTCCAATATGTCCGCCTTAGAAAATAAACAAAACACAAAAGAAATGCTTCCCGTCAAAAGCAATCTCACCAACGGAATTCGAGTCTCACCAACAAAAGTCTATCAAAGCATGTCGCAACTGGACTCGGTTTTCCCGTTGTCCCACGTCCCCTTTGATGTGTACTCGCTCGCTTCGAGAGAAAACGCGGGTGTGGATGAACTGGCTCAACTCATAGTGCAGGATGAATTACTGACTGCAGAAATTCTCAATCTTGCAAATTCAGAGGAAAGCATCACTGAGAGTAATGAAACGGTTGATCTGGAAAAGGCAATCTTACTCCTGGGATGCCAGCGGATTGGAGAATTGGCCATCATGTCGGGCGCGAAACTGGCGTTGACCAGCTGTAGTGCGCCTTGGATCAATTGTGAGCTGCTCTGGAAACGAAGTCTCGCTGCCAGTAAAACCGTCCGCATCATTGAAAAAACGCAGTTCAGCAGTTCCGATGGCTCTGCTTATCTGTGCGCGTTATTCCATCCGGTCGGTCGTATTGTACTGGCGACTCTCTTCCCGGAGGAACATCGCGCATTGACTGAACACTGCCAGGAAACCGGCGAGTCACTGGATTTAGCAGAAGAAGCAGCGTTCGGACTCTCTTACGGACAGATTGCCGCTCGTTTTTTCTCAGCATGGCGAATTCCGGCAACATCCAGATTGCCCCTGGAACATCTCACACGAACATTTGACGAAATGATTTCTTTACCTGATCCCACACGTCAAAATATAGAAATCGTGAAACTGTCTCTCCTTCTTTCACGCATTGCGATGTCGCTCTGGGACCCCTGCGATACGATTGATATCCCTCGCAGAGCCGTCTTAAATAAACTGAATATGCCATCGGTCCAGAGAACGCTTGCCTTAATTCAGGAAGCATGCGATTTTGAATGTCTCCCTCAACCACTTCAACCGGAATTGGAGTCGGACCAGCTCTTACCGAAGATCGCAACACTGATTGAGTATGTTTCCACTGCCTCAACTACTTCCGACTTGCTTTTCCCCCTGCTCAGCTCGCTCGGGCTGAATATTCATGATCAACAACTCGAACTGGCCCATTTAAACCTGATTGACGGCGTCTCGCTGGGTAATAAGCATCTTAGCGAGTTTATCGAGGACCAGCACCTGCCCGATTACATAGGTATTATTCGCCATTACAAAGATGCCTCTCTGTTTAAACCAGGTGCTGCGATCTGCCTGCCAACCACCGTTCAAAAACTGTTTTCATTTTTCGCAACTTAA
- a CDS encoding PAS domain S-box protein has translation MGVCLDFTEKQLQENALLESEQNFRSTFEQVAMGIAHVAPDGRWLRVNSGLSEIVGYSSEELLELTYQEITHPDDLETNQKNVELLIAGVIESFSMEKRYLHKKGALIWTKVTVSLIRHSSGEPKHFISVIEDIQRRKEVEASLEMYNKKVKKLSLVASKTKHPVIICDPQGKIEWVNDAFTYLTCYSLNDVVEKHLTEILHGPNTNHETMADLKYHIELKESVATEIAIYDREGYEYWIELKIDPVLGDDGALLNFIATQIDITARKQSEIALRKVNAQFSKLLQADILGIMTCRSDGKIEQANDESLRILGYTAEDFDAGLIDLKALTPPEWLECDQAVQREIKETGAAKPVEKEFFRKDGTRVPVVFGVTQLDEADDLCLCFVLDATTQKQKEAEVAQHSRELQIATEKSKANERRIEAIVNTAVDPIITISGIGNIKSFNPAAERLFGYTASEILEKNIKLLMPSPYREEHDGYLARYLATGKQNVIGSGREAIGQRKNGTTFPLHLAVSQVVVENSGKDKEILFTGIIRDLTEQKQKEAEAAERTRELQIATEKSKSNERRAELANRTKSDFLANMSHELRTPLNGVIGMTELLAGTNLSQRQQEFVDACRNSGESLLKLINDILDFSKIEAGKLELDIHDFDLENLVMDTARTMVWRTAEKKLELPSYVHPESRLVLKGDSYRLRQILVNLLGNAIKFTDTGEIVVRAQSVSRKDDQITIRFSVSDTGIGISKDKLNRLFQSFSQVDASTTRHYGGTGLGLVISQNLVELMGGEIGIESQQGVGSTFWFEIPFTVVSDSRVALPVDSPIAGKRALIVEDNQTKRTIIQAYMTEWNIESIGTASVDEALDAINNANAENRPFDLIVTDFDMPHRNGLDLAEALKDSPEKMVLLLSSTNVEFTDRELMEYGIDTILRKPIQRHKLYEMICSLFANNGDKQFVSLSHNDPVSQTAKKLPTTRILLAEDNNINLMYVTELMQQLGCMCDTACNGLEAVKAVQQRKYDLILMDCQMPELDGFEATRKIRELESEGRLKGHIPIVALTANAIKGDRERCFEAGMDEYLSKPVQKNQIINVLERILSQKETTVIETPLANAEPTNGEESSVPPPIDAALLLERCFGSLDLAGSLLDELESTGRDRVAEIRQQAEASNAQEMALAAHSLKGATGILCASSLLKLSEEIELAGHESELEGIENLIDHITSEMERCLNNLPQLREEMRLLKEGDV, from the coding sequence ATTGGCGTCTGTCTCGATTTCACAGAAAAACAGCTTCAGGAAAATGCGCTGCTCGAAAGCGAACAGAATTTCCGTAGTACGTTTGAGCAAGTCGCAATGGGAATCGCACATGTCGCACCAGACGGCCGCTGGTTGCGCGTGAATAGTGGACTCTCTGAAATCGTCGGTTACAGTAGTGAAGAACTTCTGGAACTAACATACCAGGAAATCACACACCCCGATGATTTAGAGACAAATCAGAAGAATGTCGAGCTTTTGATTGCTGGGGTTATCGAATCATTTTCGATGGAAAAACGATATTTGCATAAAAAAGGGGCACTCATCTGGACCAAGGTAACCGTCTCACTCATTCGACACTCCTCGGGTGAACCAAAACATTTCATCTCAGTCATTGAGGACATTCAAAGACGCAAAGAGGTTGAGGCGTCCCTTGAGATGTATAACAAAAAAGTCAAAAAACTGTCATTGGTCGCCAGTAAGACAAAACATCCTGTCATTATTTGCGATCCCCAGGGGAAAATCGAATGGGTCAACGATGCTTTCACCTATTTAACCTGCTATTCATTAAATGATGTAGTTGAGAAACATCTGACAGAAATTCTGCACGGTCCCAACACCAATCATGAAACCATGGCAGATCTCAAATATCACATCGAATTAAAAGAAAGCGTTGCTACCGAAATCGCCATCTATGACCGTGAAGGATACGAATACTGGATTGAACTCAAAATCGACCCGGTATTAGGGGATGATGGTGCACTCCTGAATTTTATCGCCACGCAAATCGACATTACTGCACGGAAACAATCGGAAATTGCCTTAAGAAAAGTCAACGCCCAGTTCAGCAAGTTACTGCAAGCCGACATCCTGGGAATAATGACATGCCGTAGCGACGGGAAAATCGAACAGGCAAATGATGAATCGCTACGAATTCTGGGTTACACAGCTGAAGACTTTGACGCAGGTCTAATCGATCTCAAAGCCTTGACTCCTCCAGAATGGCTGGAATGTGATCAGGCAGTACAACGCGAAATTAAGGAAACCGGCGCCGCAAAACCTGTCGAAAAAGAATTTTTCCGCAAGGATGGAACCCGTGTGCCGGTTGTCTTTGGAGTGACCCAGTTGGATGAAGCCGACGATTTATGTCTGTGTTTTGTCCTGGATGCAACCACTCAAAAACAGAAAGAGGCAGAAGTCGCACAGCATTCGCGAGAATTACAAATTGCGACCGAGAAAAGTAAAGCAAACGAACGCCGCATCGAAGCGATTGTGAATACCGCCGTCGACCCCATCATCACCATTTCCGGTATTGGTAATATCAAATCATTCAACCCGGCAGCAGAACGGCTGTTTGGCTATACTGCCTCCGAAATTCTGGAAAAGAATATTAAACTGCTCATGCCATCACCGTATCGCGAAGAGCACGATGGTTACCTGGCCCGTTATCTGGCGACCGGAAAACAAAATGTCATCGGCAGCGGCCGGGAGGCGATCGGCCAACGGAAAAACGGAACGACGTTCCCGCTTCACCTTGCAGTGAGTCAGGTTGTTGTCGAAAACAGTGGAAAAGACAAAGAAATCCTCTTCACCGGTATTATTCGGGACTTGACCGAACAAAAACAAAAAGAGGCAGAAGCTGCGGAACGCACGCGAGAATTACAAATTGCGACAGAGAAAAGTAAATCGAATGAACGCCGCGCGGAACTGGCAAACAGGACGAAAAGTGACTTTCTCGCTAACATGAGTCATGAACTCCGCACCCCACTTAATGGAGTCATCGGGATGACGGAGTTGCTGGCTGGAACCAATCTTAGTCAAAGACAACAGGAATTTGTGGACGCCTGTCGGAACAGTGGCGAATCATTACTCAAATTGATCAATGACATTCTGGACTTCTCCAAAATTGAAGCTGGTAAGCTAGAACTCGATATTCATGATTTCGACCTGGAAAATCTGGTCATGGATACGGCCCGGACTATGGTTTGGCGTACTGCAGAAAAAAAACTCGAACTGCCCAGTTACGTTCATCCCGAATCGCGTTTAGTCTTGAAAGGTGACAGCTATCGCCTGCGACAGATTCTGGTAAATCTATTGGGGAATGCAATCAAATTCACAGACACGGGAGAAATCGTGGTTCGTGCTCAATCCGTTTCGCGTAAGGATGATCAGATCACAATTCGTTTTTCTGTCTCCGACACCGGAATCGGAATCTCAAAAGACAAACTCAACCGATTATTTCAGTCATTCTCACAGGTGGATGCGTCCACAACGAGGCATTATGGAGGAACCGGCTTAGGACTCGTCATCTCACAAAACCTGGTCGAACTGATGGGTGGTGAGATAGGCATTGAAAGCCAACAGGGAGTCGGATCTACTTTCTGGTTTGAAATCCCGTTTACGGTCGTTTCCGATTCAAGGGTTGCCTTACCCGTTGATTCACCGATTGCAGGTAAGCGAGCCCTCATCGTTGAGGACAATCAGACCAAACGAACGATTATTCAGGCATATATGACCGAATGGAACATAGAATCGATCGGCACCGCGTCTGTAGACGAAGCCCTGGACGCGATCAACAACGCGAATGCAGAAAACAGGCCCTTCGATCTGATCGTGACGGACTTTGATATGCCACATAGAAATGGGCTGGATCTGGCCGAGGCACTCAAAGATTCACCAGAAAAAATGGTCCTGCTTCTCAGTTCAACCAATGTTGAATTTACCGATCGCGAACTGATGGAATACGGCATTGATACGATTCTCCGCAAGCCGATCCAGCGTCATAAACTCTACGAGATGATCTGTAGTTTATTCGCAAACAACGGCGACAAACAATTTGTCAGTCTCTCGCATAACGATCCTGTCAGTCAGACTGCAAAAAAATTACCCACCACTCGCATCCTGCTGGCAGAAGATAATAACATCAACCTGATGTACGTCACAGAGTTGATGCAGCAACTGGGCTGTATGTGCGATACTGCATGTAACGGCCTCGAAGCAGTCAAAGCGGTTCAACAACGCAAATATGACCTGATTCTGATGGACTGCCAAATGCCTGAGTTAGATGGATTTGAGGCAACTCGAAAAATTCGTGAGTTAGAATCGGAAGGCAGATTAAAAGGACACATTCCCATTGTTGCCCTGACCGCCAATGCCATAAAAGGTGACCGCGAACGTTGTTTTGAAGCAGGCATGGATGAATACCTCAGCAAACCTGTCCAGAAGAATCAAATCATCAATGTACTTGAGCGAATACTTAGCCAGAAAGAGACTACTGTGATTGAAACGCCCCTCGCCAATGCCGAACCTACTAATGGAGAGGAATCTTCAGTTCCCCCTCCCATTGACGCCGCGCTGTTACTTGAACGGTGTTTTGGAAGCCTGGATCTTGCAGGATCTCTATTAGATGAACTGGAATCGACGGGACGGGATCGTGTTGCAGAAATTCGGCAACAGGCAGAAGCAAGTAATGCCCAGGAAATGGCGCTGGCAGCACATTCTCTGAAAGGTGCCACCGGTATTCTGTGTGCTTCATCACTACTGAAATTATCTGAAGAAATCGAACTCGCAGGACACGAATCAGAACTGGAAGGGATCGAAAACCTGATCGATCACATTACCAGTGAAATGGAACGTTGCCTCAACAATCTCCCACAACTACGAGAAGAAATGCGACTTTTGAAAGAAGGTGATGTGTAA
- a CDS encoding PAS domain-containing protein, whose protein sequence is MSLRFKTNYRIRLFIPTLILGMIVFGANSSPQAAESKTELNLNKAGECANGLCQKTSSTTALSAEGPGTFFTKLFDTSDFPARWYCGSWSSDVGWLHIISDIAIFAAYFAIPVVLLYFLLQRKDLPFPKIIWLFAAFIMFCGFGHLIEAGIFWWPVYRFSGLIKACTAIVSLITVLVLIRLVPEALKFPSAVLLAKDLQRSKERLDFALESGQIGVWEWNIKTDTLSWDRKTREIFDVDQEQSVLSFTDFSKRLHLEDRERVISRMKECTETRQTFNEQYRVIYDNGSVHYIQSQGRVVL, encoded by the coding sequence ATGTCTTTACGTTTCAAAACGAACTATCGAATCCGGCTTTTCATCCCGACACTCATCTTGGGGATGATTGTTTTTGGTGCGAACTCGTCTCCCCAAGCCGCTGAGTCAAAAACGGAATTGAATTTGAACAAGGCTGGGGAATGTGCCAACGGCCTTTGTCAAAAAACTTCTTCCACAACCGCGCTGAGTGCCGAAGGACCGGGAACGTTTTTCACAAAGCTGTTCGACACAAGCGACTTCCCGGCACGCTGGTACTGCGGTAGCTGGTCATCAGACGTTGGCTGGCTACATATCATTTCTGACATCGCCATCTTCGCTGCCTACTTCGCGATTCCAGTTGTGCTGCTCTATTTTTTACTGCAACGCAAAGATTTACCTTTCCCCAAAATCATCTGGTTATTTGCAGCCTTTATTATGTTTTGTGGATTCGGACATTTGATCGAGGCTGGCATTTTCTGGTGGCCCGTGTATCGGTTTTCTGGGCTGATCAAAGCGTGCACTGCCATCGTCTCCCTGATAACTGTTCTGGTATTAATTCGTCTGGTCCCGGAAGCCCTGAAATTTCCTTCCGCAGTTCTGCTTGCCAAGGATCTGCAACGGAGTAAAGAACGGCTCGACTTCGCTCTGGAATCCGGGCAAATTGGTGTCTGGGAATGGAACATTAAGACGGATACGCTCTCCTGGGATCGAAAAACAAGAGAAATTTTCGACGTAGATCAGGAACAATCTGTGCTTAGTTTCACAGATTTTAGTAAACGGCTTCACTTAGAGGATCGGGAGCGAGTCATTTCCCGAATGAAAGAATGTACTGAGACCAGACAGACTTTTAACGAACAATATCGGGTGATCTACGACAACGGTTCCGTTCACTATATCCAATCACAAGGGAGAGTTGTTTTATGA
- a CDS encoding DUF6790 family protein → MNTLIPFVLENFTLSFLILGLIASGIALLTKPRPRTTAVIIEALLAYFLLFSVGFSFFYNFVMHSFFGETAARFIGWQQSPFQFEVGTASLGYAVVGFLAFRGSLGMRAAAVVGPSMFLLGAAGGHIYQMITEHNFAPGNAGIIFYTDLLIPIVGFVLLGLHARCQRSAQTILQS, encoded by the coding sequence TTGAACACGCTCATCCCATTCGTACTGGAAAATTTCACACTCAGTTTTCTGATCTTGGGCCTCATAGCTTCCGGGATTGCGCTTTTGACGAAGCCGCGTCCTCGAACAACGGCTGTGATCATCGAAGCGTTGTTGGCTTACTTCCTGCTGTTTTCAGTCGGCTTTTCTTTTTTCTATAACTTCGTCATGCATTCCTTTTTCGGAGAGACGGCGGCCCGGTTTATCGGCTGGCAACAAAGCCCCTTCCAATTTGAAGTCGGAACTGCCAGCCTGGGATATGCCGTCGTCGGCTTTCTGGCATTCCGCGGAAGTCTGGGAATGCGGGCTGCGGCTGTTGTAGGGCCGTCGATGTTTCTACTCGGCGCTGCGGGAGGGCATATCTATCAGATGATCACCGAACATAATTTTGCCCCTGGAAATGCCGGCATCATCTTTTATACGGATCTATTGATTCCCATCGTGGGTTTTGTGCTCCTAGGATTGCACGCTCGCTGTCAGCGATCCGCTCAAACAATTCTGCAGTCCTGA